In the Ornithinimicrobium pratense genome, GCGCCGACGTTAGACGCTCGGCATGGGCGGGCAGCTCTGGGGCAGAACCCAGCGTGACTACAGGGGGAGTTTGAATCCTTCGTGGGTGGGTTGGTAGCCAAGGTGTTCGTAGAAGCGGTGAGCGTCGGCTCGCTGCTTGTCGCTGGTCAGTTGAGCAAGCGTGGCGCCTCGCCGGCGTCCGTACGCGTGGGCCCAGACGAACATCGCTGTTCCTACTCCGGTGCCGCGGGCGCTTGGCGTGAGGCGGACCGCGTCGATGTGTAGCCGTTTGGCGCCCTCTCGGGACAGGCTCGGGATGAGCGTGAGCTGCAGGGTGGCCACGATCAGGTCCTCCTCGTCGCAGATGACGGCGAGGAACTGGTTGGGGTCGTCGTCGATCTCGGCGAAGGCCTGTTCGTAGGCGCTCAAGTCGGCCCTTTCGCGGTCGGCGCCGAGGATGTCGTCGGCCAGCAGCACGGCTAGCGCTGGGATGTCGCGAATGGTGGCACGCCGTACGGTGTACCGCCGACCACTCACCTGGAGGTGTTCCATCGGGCCAGCATGACAAGGGTGACGCGACGACCCACGACGAGGTCCAGTGTCGGGTCCGGGTCCCTCCAAGCTTGCGTGACAGTTGCGTGCGACCGCGCTCCTGGCGACTGGACCGTGGCAAGCAGAGATCCCCCCACGGCGGCACAAGGGGTAGCTGGAGCTAGAGGGCGCTCTGGATGGCAGCAGACTGTCTGGCCAGCCAGTGTCTGGCTCGGGGCAGCTTGTCTTTCACGCCCTCGTCCCACCACCGGCGGAAGACAGGGTCAACCTCGGCGGCAGCCTGCGCCGTGAGAGCGAAGTTGGCCACCATCCGATTCGCCAACGGAATCACTTGGGCCCGCTGGCCCGCCGTCATTCCGTAGGCGTCGGCGAAAGCGCGCACCCGGGTGGGAATGTGTGCCTTGACCAGCGAGGAAGCCCGGTCCTCAGGATCGACAAGGGGTGCCCACCAGTAGAGCGCGTTGGCGAGGTCGGCGACACGCGTGGTCGGCCGGGCAAGGTCGAAGTCGATCAACGCCTTCGGGCGTGAGTCGGCGAACACAACGTTGCCGGGGCAGTAGTCCATGTGCGACACGAGCTCCGCCTTGTCGATCCTCCGCCTTGTCGATCAGGGGGACCACCCCGGCAGGCCGTCTTCCAGGAGTTCCGCCCCAGGTCGCACCAGTTGGCGGGAGCCAACCGTCTGCCGCTTCGTGCAGCCGACGAATGAGCGCCCCCAGTGCCTCTAGCGCGTCTACCGTCGTCGCGTAGGCAGGTAACGGCTCGACCGGCACGTCACCAGCCACGTAGGAGAGGATCTCCCGTCCTTGTGCGTCATACCCCAGCGGCTCGGGACACTCGGTGAATCCCCGACTGCGCACGTGCGCAAGATACGCCTGGATGGTGGCCGTGAACGGCCGCACCGGACGGCGCACGGTCTGCCCAACCCGGACCACGTGGGTGACACCCTCGCTAGCCAGCGTCTGCTCGACATCCTCGGTCACCCCAGAACCGTAGTACCGGTACGGCGCCTGCGACTGAGAGCGGGTGCGCAGTCATCGGCGAAGTCGAGATGTCACGACCATGCTGGTTTTGCCCTGGAGCTTAAGTGGCAGGGGTCTACCGTCCGGCTGCTGGTCCGTCGTCGAGCGATAGTTCCTGGGGAGACTCCGGGTCGGTGAGTTCGACGGTCTGTCCGTCAGGGTCTTGGACGACGAAGGACCAGTACCCAACCCAGAATGGCTCCGGCCTCAGCGCGGGCACACCGGCGGCTTTGAGCCTGGTCACGGCCGACCCGAAGGCAACGGGTGGGAGTGCAATGGAAATGGACCTGACCTGTTCGGTTGTGGGCGCATTGGGCAGCTGGCCGTGGCCCCAACCGGGTTGGAAGGCCCAGCCCATGGGCCGCTCAAGCGAGTCGACAAACCGGAACGACAGTTGCACACAATCGTGTCGAAACGCGAT is a window encoding:
- a CDS encoding phosphotransferase; translated protein: MDYCPGNVVFADSRPKALIDFDLARPTTRVADLANALYWWAPLVDPEDRASSLVKAHIPTRVRAFADAYGMTAGQRAQVIPLANRMVANFALTAQAAAEVDPVFRRWWDEGVKDKLPRARHWLARQSAAIQSAL
- a CDS encoding VOC family protein — encoded protein: MATWFAYEYCTDIAATRKFYGELVGLDLIWDEPEDIAFRHDCVQLSFRFVDSLERPMGWAFQPGWGHGQLPNAPTTEQVRSISIALPPVAFGSAVTRLKAAGVPALRPEPFWVGYWSFVVQDPDGQTVELTDPESPQELSLDDGPAAGR
- a CDS encoding GNAT family N-acetyltransferase, translated to MEHLQVSGRRYTVRRATIRDIPALAVLLADDILGADRERADLSAYEQAFAEIDDDPNQFLAVICDEEDLIVATLQLTLIPSLSREGAKRLHIDAVRLTPSARGTGVGTAMFVWAHAYGRRRGATLAQLTSDKQRADAHRFYEHLGYQPTHEGFKLPL